The Metabacillus sediminilitoris genome window below encodes:
- a CDS encoding vWA domain-containing protein, producing the protein MRFIKFNDQQVDSFLFMELSDLAKALTKQSDFEVDYSVQSYLDPIEGKIYVSHFWDHREKVETILALKSDIYLRSIGNFHHTNFREIGQFIENTKKLQFQSFAKQLCMLLEDIRLEELCKKERPGTKHAFQMRRALYRKYFESQAIIHQERSILTDALFNYLYLHITAQSPSEHIPELLEGFGRALSYLVSKMYLVYEAKTTREVIAIAQDMMDVLEELLERDMLNTYFFLADLPYETLKSNTLFDELKRKKKLKNKDKLEDVKKGDENVNSEKMPTYHRETSKPTKSFLQFDLEQGTNTNLNGDGIVREGDDSDQALAMIQGTSGKAQKNDYSKLEAEEMKHEERSISGDLSYGKENKYAVPVFTGAKPPTGIEIEQYKKERNGILLFQKKLKLMIQKTLEHKRTLPRTDLHIGRLNKKLLRLLTDHNPKLFYKKQEKSPQIDAVFTLLVDCSASMFDKMEQTKLGIILFHETLKSVRVPHQIVGFWEDTNEASKTHQPNYFHTVITFDDSLKHQSGPKVMQLSPEEDNRDGYAIRHMSNQLKSRNEAQKFLLVFSDGEPAAMGYERNGIIDTHEAVLEARKKGIEVMNVFLANGEVDEGTQKTIQNIYGKYSIFVEKIEELPEQLFPLLKRLLLKSI; encoded by the coding sequence ATGAGATTTATAAAATTTAATGATCAACAAGTTGATTCCTTTTTATTTATGGAACTTTCAGATCTGGCAAAGGCGCTTACAAAGCAAAGTGATTTTGAGGTTGATTATAGTGTGCAATCCTATTTAGATCCTATTGAAGGTAAAATTTATGTCAGTCATTTTTGGGATCATCGAGAAAAAGTTGAAACCATTCTAGCATTGAAAAGTGATATTTACCTTAGAAGTATTGGGAATTTCCATCATACAAACTTTCGTGAGATAGGCCAATTTATCGAAAATACAAAGAAATTACAGTTTCAAAGCTTTGCAAAACAATTATGTATGCTCCTAGAAGATATACGTTTAGAAGAGTTATGTAAAAAAGAAAGACCGGGTACCAAGCATGCTTTCCAGATGAGAAGGGCATTATATCGAAAATATTTTGAAAGCCAGGCTATCATCCATCAAGAACGTAGTATTTTAACAGATGCGCTGTTTAATTATCTTTATTTGCATATTACTGCCCAATCCCCAAGCGAGCATATACCGGAATTATTAGAAGGATTTGGGCGTGCATTGTCATATCTAGTTTCAAAAATGTACCTCGTTTATGAAGCGAAAACGACAAGAGAAGTCATCGCTATTGCTCAAGATATGATGGATGTGTTAGAGGAATTACTTGAGCGGGACATGTTAAATACGTATTTCTTTTTGGCAGATTTACCATATGAAACATTGAAAAGTAATACGCTCTTTGATGAGCTAAAAAGAAAAAAGAAATTGAAAAACAAAGATAAACTTGAAGATGTAAAAAAAGGCGATGAGAATGTTAATAGCGAAAAAATGCCTACATATCACCGTGAGACAAGCAAACCAACGAAAAGCTTTTTACAATTCGACTTAGAGCAAGGAACGAATACAAATTTAAATGGAGATGGGATTGTACGAGAAGGTGATGACAGTGATCAAGCACTTGCGATGATTCAAGGTACTTCTGGGAAAGCTCAAAAAAATGACTATTCGAAACTTGAAGCAGAAGAAATGAAACATGAAGAACGTTCGATTTCTGGTGACCTTTCATATGGAAAGGAAAATAAATATGCTGTTCCAGTTTTTACAGGTGCGAAACCACCTACAGGGATTGAAATAGAACAATATAAGAAAGAAAGAAATGGTATTTTACTATTTCAGAAAAAATTGAAGTTAATGATTCAGAAAACATTAGAACATAAAAGAACACTGCCTAGAACAGACCTTCATATTGGAAGATTAAATAAGAAGCTGTTAAGACTGCTCACAGATCACAATCCAAAGCTTTTTTATAAAAAACAAGAAAAATCACCTCAAATTGATGCAGTTTTTACACTTCTAGTAGATTGTTCGGCTTCAATGTTCGACAAAATGGAACAGACGAAGTTAGGAATTATCCTATTTCATGAAACATTAAAATCTGTAAGAGTTCCTCATCAAATTGTTGGATTTTGGGAAGATACAAATGAAGCGTCTAAAACACATCAGCCAAATTATTTTCATACTGTGATAACTTTTGACGATTCTTTAAAACATCAATCAGGTCCAAAAGTTATGCAGTTATCACCTGAGGAAGATAACAGGGACGGATATGCGATAAGACATATGTCAAATCAATTGAAATCAAGAAATGAGGCACAAAAATTCCTTCTTGTTTTTTCAGATGGTGAACCAGCTGCAATGGGTTATGAGAGGAATGGAATAATAGATACACATGAAGCTGTTCTAGAAGCCAGAAAAAAGGGAATAGAAGTAATGAACGTGTTTTTAGCAAATGGTGAGGTTGATGAAGGCACACAAAAAACAATTCAAAATATTTATGGTAAGTACAGTATTTTTGTTGAAAAGATTGAGGAGCTGCCAGAGCAACTATTTCCATTATTAAAAAGGTTACTATTAAAATCAATTTAA
- a CDS encoding ATP-binding protein, whose product MNHLESFNLPEEIKSLIKSRSLRSISEEESLLIGKGGYTPSEESILTDAMIAIALGKNVLLKGPTGSGKTKLAETLSAIFQQPMHSINCSIDMDAEALLGFKTIENQNGDTKIEFISGPVVKAMKRGHLLYIDEINMAKPETLPILNGVLDYRRMITNPFTGEVIKANEYFGVVAAINEGYVGTVPLNEALKNRFVVIDVPYIQGQELKAVLQNQSKLTDQMKLDTFTKLSSDLLTLVHNGQVSEEAASIRALIDTCDLARYLPPLRAIERGIVDKLEDEREKAAIRNLAETLFE is encoded by the coding sequence ATGAATCATTTAGAATCATTTAATCTACCAGAAGAAATAAAATCACTAATCAAATCTCGTTCATTGCGTTCAATAAGTGAAGAAGAATCATTATTAATTGGTAAAGGTGGATATACCCCATCTGAAGAATCAATTTTAACGGATGCGATGATCGCTATTGCACTAGGTAAAAATGTATTATTGAAAGGACCAACAGGTTCAGGAAAAACAAAACTTGCGGAAACATTATCAGCTATTTTTCAACAACCAATGCATAGTATCAACTGTTCAATTGATATGGATGCAGAGGCTTTACTCGGTTTTAAAACAATTGAAAATCAAAATGGTGATACAAAAATTGAATTTATATCTGGTCCTGTTGTAAAAGCAATGAAAAGAGGACATTTACTATATATCGATGAAATTAATATGGCAAAACCTGAGACATTACCAATTTTAAATGGTGTGCTTGATTATCGAAGAATGATCACAAACCCATTTACCGGTGAAGTGATTAAGGCAAATGAATATTTTGGCGTTGTTGCAGCTATTAATGAAGGATATGTTGGTACTGTACCGTTAAATGAAGCATTAAAAAATCGGTTTGTGGTCATCGATGTACCATATATTCAAGGACAAGAACTAAAAGCAGTTTTGCAAAATCAATCAAAACTTACTGATCAAATGAAGTTAGATACATTTACAAAGCTATCATCTGACTTACTAACACTCGTACACAATGGCCAGGTTTCAGAGGAGGCAGCTTCAATTCGCGCATTGATAGACACTTGTGATTTAGCTAGATATTTACCACCTCTACGCGCCATTGAAAGGGGAATAGTAGATAAGCTAGAGGATGAAAGAGAAAAAGCTGCCATCCGAAATTTAGCTGAAACGTTATTCGAATGA
- a CDS encoding adenine deaminase C-terminal domain-containing protein, protein MKLRASRKELIDVAKGLKPADIYIKGGKVVNVYSGEYLEQNIAIYKDCIAYVGDSELSIGDNTQIIDAEEMYISPGFIESHAHPWVIYNPISVTEKVLPLGTTTTVNDNLFFYLHMGVQGLKELIKDSNLLPGHFLWLVRLVSQADYPGEKEWFHPENIRTLLDLDEVVGSAEITRWPLLYNGDPFVLDMIDYVKQIGKIADGHNAGCSYEKLNSIAASGINACHEAITAKEAYDRLRLGLWTVLRNSSLRPDLHEIIKLLTEGKVSTSRIIMTTDGPHPSFIDEEGFVDGLVRKAVQLGVPAIQAIQMVTINPATYLRLDEYIGGIAPGRQADILLLPNLSDFKPELVISKGQIVAKNGKLTTNLPVFNWEKYMVRKPFSISKSVLENRDLYRYPHQANNKHIPVAHFMSTVISKRVDTPLPSINGYADLSQHEDLIQAALIDREGNWVTRGILQNFAPKLDGMASTYNTTTELLTMGRDPNAMAIAAARVYEMGGGIAIVDGDKIVLEIPLPLTGMMTTSSSFDQATKYQNSFLNAMKERGYPFHDILYSLLFLTCDFLPGLRLIPHGLYEVKTDTILNPAGPLPSVRV, encoded by the coding sequence ATGAAATTACGAGCTTCAAGAAAAGAATTAATTGATGTTGCTAAAGGATTAAAACCAGCTGATATTTATATAAAAGGCGGTAAAGTTGTAAACGTTTACTCGGGTGAGTATCTTGAACAAAACATTGCCATTTACAAAGATTGCATCGCATATGTTGGAGACAGTGAATTATCCATAGGTGACAACACACAAATCATTGATGCCGAAGAGATGTACATTTCACCCGGGTTTATTGAATCACACGCACATCCTTGGGTCATTTATAATCCTATCAGTGTTACGGAAAAAGTTTTGCCCCTTGGTACAACAACTACTGTAAATGATAATTTATTCTTCTATTTGCATATGGGTGTACAAGGCTTAAAAGAGTTAATTAAAGATTCTAATCTACTACCTGGACACTTTCTATGGTTAGTTCGTCTTGTTTCTCAAGCAGACTATCCTGGTGAAAAAGAATGGTTCCATCCTGAAAATATCCGTACCCTGCTAGATCTTGATGAGGTTGTTGGAAGCGCAGAAATTACGCGTTGGCCGTTACTTTATAATGGGGATCCATTTGTTCTTGATATGATTGATTATGTCAAACAAATCGGAAAAATTGCAGATGGACACAATGCTGGATGTTCATATGAAAAGTTAAACTCGATTGCTGCTTCTGGAATTAATGCCTGTCATGAAGCAATTACTGCTAAAGAAGCTTATGATCGTTTACGACTAGGTTTATGGACAGTATTAAGGAATAGCTCTTTACGTCCTGACCTTCACGAAATTATTAAACTCTTAACTGAAGGGAAAGTTAGTACTTCCCGTATTATTATGACAACTGATGGACCACATCCTTCATTTATTGATGAGGAAGGTTTTGTAGATGGGCTTGTTAGAAAGGCTGTCCAATTAGGAGTTCCTGCTATTCAAGCAATTCAAATGGTAACAATAAATCCCGCGACATACCTTAGATTGGATGAATATATCGGAGGGATTGCCCCGGGTAGACAAGCAGACATCCTGCTTCTACCTAATCTCAGCGACTTCAAGCCTGAATTGGTCATTTCAAAAGGACAAATTGTTGCTAAAAATGGTAAATTAACTACTAATCTTCCAGTATTTAATTGGGAGAAATATATGGTTAGAAAACCTTTTTCTATTTCAAAATCAGTTCTTGAAAATCGTGATCTTTACCGATATCCACATCAAGCAAATAATAAGCATATTCCTGTTGCACATTTTATGAGTACTGTAATAAGTAAACGAGTAGATACCCCTCTACCTTCTATTAATGGTTATGCAGATCTCTCACAACACGAAGATCTTATACAAGCAGCATTAATTGATCGGGAGGGAAACTGGGTCACACGCGGAATTCTTCAAAACTTTGCCCCTAAGCTAGATGGAATGGCTTCGACATACAACACGACAACAGAATTGCTGACAATGGGTAGGGACCCTAATGCTATGGCTATAGCAGCTGCACGTGTTTATGAAATGGGCGGGGGAATTGCCATTGTAGATGGGGATAAAATTGTTTTGGAGATACCTTTACCATTAACAGGTATGATGACAACCTCTTCTTCATTTGATCAAGCAACAAAATATCAAAATTCATTTCTAAATGCAATGAAAGAAAGAGGATACCCATTTCATGATATTTTATATTCTCTACTTTTCTTAACATGTGATTTTCTGCCAGGTCTTAGACTCATTCCACATGGTTTATATGAAGTAAAAACAGACACCATTTTGAACCCTGCTGGACCATTACCTTCTGTTAGAGTATAA
- a CDS encoding C40 family peptidase: MKHKLLGLTATAVIGSSLFTSMAAAESVKVKSGDTLWEISKQYNTTVSTIKNLNGLKSDIIRVGQVLEISGTTNSKTSEPALQTETPPKTTSKATTYTVKSGDSLWVIAKTYNTSVSELKKLNGLTSDLIRIGQKLTINKEVVETQSNTGSQESTKQPANTSTANSTYTVKSGDSLWKIGNQFNVTVAEIKVANNLKSDVIRVGQVLKLSGGASKPENSQTVTPEVENSSSKVDKMISEAKSLMGTPYRWAGNTPSGFDCSGFIYYVLNKVTSVSRLSTAGYWDIMKSISNPSAGDFVYFTTYKAGPSHMGIYLGNNEFIHASSSGVTISNLDNSYWKARYLGAKRFVN; this comes from the coding sequence ATGAAGCATAAATTGTTAGGATTGACAGCAACAGCTGTTATAGGATCATCTTTATTTACGTCAATGGCAGCTGCAGAGAGTGTAAAAGTTAAAAGCGGTGATACGCTTTGGGAAATTTCTAAGCAATATAACACAACTGTAAGCACAATCAAAAATTTAAATGGTTTAAAGTCGGATATAATAAGAGTTGGACAAGTATTAGAAATATCGGGAACTACAAATTCTAAAACTTCTGAACCTGCTCTCCAAACTGAAACACCACCAAAAACAACTTCAAAGGCAACAACGTATACAGTTAAATCAGGTGATTCATTATGGGTTATTGCGAAAACATATAATACCTCAGTAAGTGAATTAAAAAAGCTAAACGGTTTAACGAGCGATTTAATCAGAATAGGGCAAAAATTGACTATTAATAAAGAAGTTGTAGAAACGCAAAGTAATACAGGATCACAGGAATCAACTAAACAACCTGCAAACACTAGTACAGCTAACTCTACATATACAGTAAAATCAGGTGATTCATTATGGAAGATTGGCAATCAATTTAATGTAACAGTCGCAGAAATAAAAGTAGCTAATAATCTTAAATCAGATGTAATAAGAGTGGGTCAAGTGTTAAAACTTTCAGGTGGAGCTAGTAAACCTGAAAATAGCCAAACGGTAACTCCAGAAGTAGAAAACTCCTCAAGTAAGGTTGACAAAATGATTAGTGAGGCTAAGTCTCTAATGGGGACACCATACAGGTGGGCTGGTAATACACCTTCAGGCTTTGATTGTAGCGGATTTATTTATTATGTGTTAAATAAAGTTACATCTGTTTCACGATTAAGCACAGCTGGATATTGGGATATAATGAAATCAATTAGCAATCCTTCTGCAGGTGATTTTGTTTATTTTACAACCTATAAAGCAGGCCCTTCACACATGGGAATTTATTTAGGGAATAATGAATTTATTCATGCAAGCAGTTCAGGTGTAACAATTTCTAACTTAGATAATTCTTATTGGAAAGCACGTTATTTAGGTGCAAAACGTTTTGTAAACTAA